The Bacteroidota bacterium DNA window GTCGGCGAACGTGTCGAGAAGGGACCGCTTGACCTGCTGACCGCTGGAGTAGGCCTGCGGGCGGCCGGTGATCGGGTCACGGTACGTCTTTTGTCCGTCGGCGACGGCAAACACGGTATGGTTGACCTGCCGGAGGCCGCGGAGATAGAGCGTGTGGCGCATGATAAAGGGCGAGAGTGGGTGCAAAAGAATGCGAGTGGGTGCGGGAGCGATGGGCTACCCATGTCGAGGACTCAAGCCACTTCCGCGGCACGGCCACGGAGGAGGGCGAGTTGAAAGCGGAGGAGGACGAGGAAGAGCCGGAACCGCTCGTAGTCGAGGTCGAGTGTGTCCTGGACGAGACCGTCGAGTGCGTCAAGAGTCCCAGCCACCTGCTCGTCGGTCAGGTTGGACTTCGAGGTTTCCTGGGCGTCCTCTGCCATCTGCGCCAGGCCGTCGATGAACTCCTGGATGGACGTCGATTTAAGCACGCCCTCGACGGACTTGCTGAGGTTCGTCTTGCCTCCGATAGCTCCGCTTTCGAAGGCGAGAAACCGCTCGGCGGTGTCACGGGCGCGGTCGTAGAGGGCGGTCTGTTTGTCTCCGAGCATAGCGTAGATCCAGGATTGGTAGAGAAGAGGCGTCTGAGCGTCAGCAGGACCGATAGGCTTAGGCTGGCGGTTTTTCCCGCCGGGAAGGAAGTCGCGGAGCTTGCGCGGCTGAAGGGCGCTCAAGCCGATGGTGCCTTCGGCGCAGGCCCACACGAAGCCGCGCCCCGCGTCGTAGACCGCGTCGAGGTCGTCGGTCTTGGCGAGGCCGTCGGCAGCGCTGCCAAACAGGTCACGGTAGAACCCACGCAACGTCCGGTAGCCCCTGCGAACTTGCTCAGTCGCGCCGAGATAAAGCGTCACGAAGCCGACTGTCGTATTGGTCTGGCCCGTGCTGTAGACATAGGCCGATACTCGATCGTCGTCAACGCCGTGGCCGAGCGCGAATAGGAGCCGCGCCCATGGAACGGTGTTGAGTTGCGACGGCGTTTTCTTTGCATTGACTACGTCGGGGACCGTCGTCACGAAGAGCGTCGGCTCGTCCGGGTCGTAGCGCGGCGAGAACCGATGGCGCAGCCATTGTCCGTTCCACGTTTCGAGCTGATTGGACCGCATCGTGCCTCCGCTCTTGCTCAGGATGCGCCGGTAGTGCTCCCACCCTTCGAGCACGGCGTCGAGCACGGCATCATGGTCGATGAGGAGGACGAGGCCGCCCGAGACGCCCGCTCCGGCAGCGGCCCCGATCCACGAGAGATAGACCTCGTCAGCGTCGGCGGCATGGTCGATGCCAGTGACTTGGCCGGAGGTAGTGCCGTCGGTGCCACGCGCGTAGCCGCCAAGCACGAGATGTGATTGGGGTTCTGTAGTCTCGGCAGCTACCTCGTGGAAGTCGGCGAGAGCAGCGGCGCGAAGCCGAGCGCGCTCGGCCTCGTCCCACACGCGTCCCTCGCGCTCGGCCGCCGCCCTGTGCTTCTTCCGGTTGTTGACCAACTGGCCGAACTTTGAGTTGCCAGCAGGCATGAGGTAATCATCGTCGTCAAAGACGAGCCGGTGGAATTCCTCAACGAAGAACTCGGCGGGCGTCCGGTCGCGGCCATCGCGGGCGTTAGCGCGATCCAGCAGGCGGCGGCCAATGAGAGGCGTGTACATCGCAGGTGTTAGTGAATGCGACTGGCAGTTTCCTGGTAGAGGTCGGCAGGCTCGACCTGGCGTTCAGGCCGGAGGCCGTAGACCTCGTCGTACTGGTCGTCGGGGACGACGATGGGCCACGCTCCACGCTCAGTGCGCCGCCAACCGCGATCCCGGGCAACGCGACTGAGCGACTCGGGGGCTGGAATTTCTAGGCGGGTACGCTCAGCAGGCGAGGTCCGGCGGTCCTCGTAGACCGGGGCGTCGGAGGCGCGGAGGGCCGTCTCCGACTCGATCTGAAGCGCCTTGACGATCACCGAACGCGGTCGGTGCTGGAGTGCCTTCAGCCGGTACGTCAGGTCGTCGCGGTGGGCGAAGTGCTCCTCGATGTTCTCCGCGCTCACGCTTGGGTAGACATTCGAGATGAGGTCTTGCAGGTCACGCTCGTGGAGCGAGCCTTCTCGGAGCGCGGCGTAGCTCCGCTGGACAACGTCCAGGTCGTAGGGCAGCGCGTCCCGACTCTTCTCTGGCGGTGCGACCACGACGACAGGCTTGCGCGGATCGCCTGAACCGTCTGGAGACTGGCGGGCGTGCCGGTTGACGCGCCCAAACCGCTGGATGAGCGCGTCAAGCGGTGCGGCGTCAGTGATAAGGATGTCGAAAGACACGTCAAGACTGACCTCGACCACCTGGGTCGCCGAGACGACACACGGGCCGGGACCATCAGCCATAGCTCGTAGGTCCGCCTCCAAGCGTGCGCGGTCCATCCGGCGATAGCGACTGTGGAGGAGCAGCCGCGAAATGAGCGGGAATGCGTCGCTGACCCACTCGAACCGCTCCTGCGCGCGGGCCACCCGGTTCGAGACGACAAGCACGCGCTGTCCTGCTCGAACAGCCTCGGCAATCCGCATCCGCGCGGCTTCCTCTCCGTCCACCTTCTCCACCGTGTGCCGGTCGTAGCGGTCGAGTTCAGAGTCGGTCAGGCGAACTTCAGAAACCGCCTCTGACCCTCCAAGGACATCCACGATCACGTCGCTTAGTGCTTTGGGGATCGTGGCCGTGCCAACGTGGACGCGACACTCAAGCGAAGCTGCGACGCGAACGAGCCGTTCAACCATCGAAAGGGCCAAGGGGCCGTAGGTGTGGACCTCGTCGAGAATCACGTCCTGGCCACGGAGATCAAGCGCGACGGCCTCGTGCCCTGCCGTCCCGAATACGACGGCTGCAAGCTGATGCGGCGTGAGTACTTTGACAGCGGCACCGGGGAGCCGTTGGAGTTGTACATCTTCCTCGCTGTCGCCCACGTCACTGCCAATACCTGACGCCGCGTGTAGGCGGCGAACGTCGGCGGTCTCGCCAACGTCGGTGCGAACACGATCGGCCATCGCATTGATCGAGGCCTGAAACGGGAGCGTGTAGAACACCCGTCCCCGGCACCGCCGGAAGAGAAAGTTGGTCTTGCCTGCCCCCGTGGGTGCGACGACGAGCGTGTGCGGGCGCGTATCTTCGGCCTCGGCATGCCGGAGTGAGAGCGGGTAGTCCTCCGACGGCGCGTAGCGGCCCTCCGGCCCATATACGTCTGCGGCCTTCGGGTCGCCAAACAGCCCAGCTACGTTCTCGGCCGCGTCGTGGGCGAAGGCCGATCCGAAGTGGTCGGCCGCCATCAAAAGCCCTCGCCAGTCAGAGCGCTTCTTGCCGAGGCCGCGGACGATCTCGTACGCCTCAAAGAATGCAGCCTCAGCTTGGTCCAGGGAGACCTCACCCACCTCGACGCCGAACGCCTCCGCGACTTCTGCGGCAGCGGGTGCCCACAGGTCCCAGTCTTGAAGATGCCGCTCAACGGCGAGGTCTGGGTCAGGATAGCCGCCAGGCTCCATCAAGTCGAGAAACCCACGACCGCTCACATCATCGACGACGGACTTATGGTGACCAACGACCATCTCGATGAGTGTCCGCCAGTTGTCGGCTGGGAATAGCGGGAGGAAGCCGAGCGACGAGAGTTCGTGGCGGTGTGGGAACGTGTTTGGGTTGTCACGGTGGCGGATCTCGCGCTCGACGGCTTCTTTCCACGGCGCGCCGTCGAGGCGGGCCGCGAACGCGACCGGGTCACGCTGCTTTGTCTTCGCCAGGAGCATCGCCTGCGTGGCTGGGTGTCCTTTGCCGAGGTCGTGGAGTATGGCCCCGAGGCGGGCGAGGCGGCTGTCGAAGTCCCATGCCTCGGCGAACCGCTCAGCGCAGGCAACAACGTGCGCCGTGTGCTCATGGAGCGTGAGGCCGCCGCGCTCGGGGCTTTTGGCGAGAAGGACGGCGCTCATCGGCCCGACCGGTCGGAGCCGCCGGCCGTCCCGACGGTGACGAGCCGCCCGCGCATCATCTCGCCCGTGTAGCGGCTGATGCCGAGCGGGATCGTACCTGGCCCTTTCCCCTCGATCAACTCGAACCCTTCGATGCGTTCGAAGTCCTCAGGCGTCATCTCGTGAACGAGCGGGCGTGTATCGGCTCGCACCGATTCAAGGACGGCTTTGTGGCCCTCCTTCTCTCGGTACCGGACGCGGACCGGCACGACTAGGTCTTCATTCCGGCATAGGCAGAGGTGGTCGGTCGCAGCAATCTCGGCATCCTCCGCCGTTGGGAAGGCAAGGTGGAGCCGAGGTCTGAGCATGACGCCCCGGATAAGGATCCCCGTCTGGCGCGTCATCGTCATGGCTCGCCGGTTGGTAGTCCAGCCAGCGGCCTGAACTTGCTCCTGCTGACGGTCGATGCCTGCGTGCGAGAGGCGGTGCCGGAGGATTCCTGAAACGCCAAGCTTGATCTCCATTCCCCTCACCGTGCTGGGGGAGAGAAATGGCTGGCTGAACGTCTCGCCGTCGCGGACTGCAGTCCACGGCTTGATGAAGCCAAAGGGTCCCTCATAGGAAACGACGTAGTAGGTCATGGTTGTAGCGCTTAGCGAAGAGCACCGAGGCCCGATCCTGTGAGTTCGCCTGCCCCAACCAGCCACGCGAAGCGAACAACCTCTGGAGTCCCTTCTACGACCACCGGGCAGACGCTCGTCTTGTAGGTCACGCCCTTCAAGGTGACCACCTTGGACTTGGCACCGGACCACGCCCGGTCGAAGCGCACCCGAACCTGGTCCGTCCCTGCGTCGAGTCCCGCTGCAACGAGCTTTCTCTGGAGGGTACGGGTGAGGGTCGCGTCGGCGTCGGCGTCTTCGAACGTGAGGTGATCGCGTCCGCCGTCATCACGGTTGCGTCGGGTCAGCACGGCCCCGTCAACCAGAAACCGATGCGACGCACCGAATTCAGGCGACTCCGCAAGCTGCACCTCGGTCACACGCATACCGCAGGTCACGTCGGGGGCATCGAGCACTCCGCCCAGAAGCCGCTTGCCCAGCGCAGTATCGACAAACGATACGGTCCAGGTCGTACCCTTTGGAAAGTCTAAGCGGCCTTGACGGACTCTACCGTTTCGGAGCCAGCCGAAGCTGTAGAGGCTCAACCCGTCGTGGACATCATTTTTCCCAACCCAAGTGTGGAGCGCCCCCGTCAGTCGATTCAGGTGATCGAACGGAACCGGCTCGGTGTTCGGAGAGAGTCGGAGATGTAGACGCATGGAACTCAGAAAAGACCAAGTTATACCGAGGGTAGTTGTATCAGTAAAAATACACTAGAAGATCAGGCCAATGGTTCCCCTCGGATGGTTCTATCAAAGGCTCTATCATGACTTCCTGTTGGGGGAGTTTGACAAAACGCTGGTACGTTGTAGTGCCGCTCCAGAGCTAGTCATGGCGCACGTGAGCCACCTCGTAGCTATGGGCTTGATCCCAGAGGCGTGGGCTGAAGATTTATCACTATCGTGTGACATTGGCGTGGCAGACGGCTTAGAGAAACTCATCCCAGTCAATCCTAACTGATCTGTCGCTCTGGTCCTAGCGCTTTCAATCGCTCCTAACCAAATACTCTAGGCATCGAAACAGGGTAGATGTTTCAGTGCGGGAAACTCAATCGCACCCTCTGGGCATCGCGCTTAACCATCCTGTCCCTCGCCATACTGCGCCGCCGCCGCCCGGTGCGCTGCCGCCACCTCTTCCACTAACTCGGGCGGCGCGAGCACCCGCACCTTCGGCCCCCACGAGCACACCCAACTCACCACCGACGGCAGCCCCTCCACCTCGAACGACACCGTGAGGCTGCCGTCGGCGTGCTCGGCCTCGACCAGTTGTGTTGCTGAGTAGGTCTTCCTCTCGAAGTACGGCGCGGCCTCGGCCGATACGCGAAGCCGCACCTCGTGGACCGTGTCGCCGGCGAGGGCACCGAACCGGTCGCGCCCGTAGGTGGCCAGGTCGAAGTCCCCAGGCGGCTGGAAGGTCTCGCCCTCCACCAGCGCCACGTCCCGGAAGCCCGCCAGCGCGAAGTCGCGGTAGGTGCCCACGCCCGGGTCGTAGGCCACGAGGCACCACGTCCCGCTGCGGACCAGGAAGCCCAGCGGGTGCAGCCGCCGCCCCTCGCTGAGCGCGGCGCGCGAGGCCGTGTAGTAGGCCACCTCGACCGGTCGCGTGTTGCGTACGGCCTTCAGCAGCGCGCCGAAGCACCCCGGGTCAAACGGAGGTGGCCCGCTGCTCCCGTCGAAGCGCCACCGCGCCGCCTCGTCCTGCGGCTCGAAGGTGAACGCCTCAGCCAGCCACGCCCGCTCCAGCCGCTGCTGAGCTTGGGCAAGCGGTGAGGCAAACGGTGTCGGTGCCAACAGGTCACGCGCGGCGAGGATCGCCACGGTCAGCGCCTCCACCTCCCGCTCGGGCAGATCCACCGCGGTCGAGAGCGGCCGATGTTCGGGCTTGAGCCGGTAGCGCTTGAAGCCGTCGGCGTCCGTCACGACCGCCACCATCCCGTCGTGCTCCATCGCACGGAGGTGCCGCCGCGCCGAGCGCTCGGAGCAACCGACGCGGTCGGCCGCCTCGCCCTGGGTCGGCGTGACACCAGAGGCGAGGTAGGCGAGCAGGGCGGGGCGCAGGTCGGACGTGTTCATGCCCCGAACATACCGCCCTCAGGCTACACCGCTGGCCAAGTGTGGCCGGTGCTGGTAGGAGGACACCTCGGAGCTCGCACCGGCGACGCTCGTAGGTCTGGCTACGAGGCCACGGCCCGGCTGCGCCGCGTCGCGCGGAAGTGGCGCACCGCGGCGACGATCAGCCCGACGCAGAGCAGCGCCGTCACCGCCTGGGCCGCGAACGCGATCGGAAGGGCGATCTCGCCGCCCAGTAGGGCCGGGATGACGCGCCCGAGGCTCCCGAGCGCCCCGAGGAGCGCGACTACGGCCACGCCGTGCATGGCGTGCTTGGCGGCACCCGGCCGCGCCTGCGCCAGCGCTGCGAGCCCGCCCAGGAAGACGCCGAGGAACGTGGGAATGAGGG harbors:
- the cas3 gene encoding CRISPR-associated helicase Cas3' — encoded protein: MSAVLLAKSPERGGLTLHEHTAHVVACAERFAEAWDFDSRLARLGAILHDLGKGHPATQAMLLAKTKQRDPVAFAARLDGAPWKEAVEREIRHRDNPNTFPHRHELSSLGFLPLFPADNWRTLIEMVVGHHKSVVDDVSGRGFLDLMEPGGYPDPDLAVERHLQDWDLWAPAAAEVAEAFGVEVGEVSLDQAEAAFFEAYEIVRGLGKKRSDWRGLLMAADHFGSAFAHDAAENVAGLFGDPKAADVYGPEGRYAPSEDYPLSLRHAEAEDTRPHTLVVAPTGAGKTNFLFRRCRGRVFYTLPFQASINAMADRVRTDVGETADVRRLHAASGIGSDVGDSEEDVQLQRLPGAAVKVLTPHQLAAVVFGTAGHEAVALDLRGQDVILDEVHTYGPLALSMVERLVRVAASLECRVHVGTATIPKALSDVIVDVLGGSEAVSEVRLTDSELDRYDRHTVEKVDGEEAARMRIAEAVRAGQRVLVVSNRVARAQERFEWVSDAFPLISRLLLHSRYRRMDRARLEADLRAMADGPGPCVVSATQVVEVSLDVSFDILITDAAPLDALIQRFGRVNRHARQSPDGSGDPRKPVVVVAPPEKSRDALPYDLDVVQRSYAALREGSLHERDLQDLISNVYPSVSAENIEEHFAHRDDLTYRLKALQHRPRSVIVKALQIESETALRASDAPVYEDRRTSPAERTRLEIPAPESLSRVARDRGWRRTERGAWPIVVPDDQYDEVYGLRPERQVEPADLYQETASRIH
- a CDS encoding CRISPR-associated endoribonuclease Cas6 produces the protein MRLHLRLSPNTEPVPFDHLNRLTGALHTWVGKNDVHDGLSLYSFGWLRNGRVRQGRLDFPKGTTWTVSFVDTALGKRLLGGVLDAPDVTCGMRVTEVQLAESPEFGASHRFLVDGAVLTRRNRDDGGRDHLTFEDADADATLTRTLQRKLVAAGLDAGTDQVRVRFDRAWSGAKSKVVTLKGVTYKTSVCPVVVEGTPEVVRFAWLVGAGELTGSGLGALR
- a CDS encoding WYL domain-containing protein, which gives rise to MNTSDLRPALLAYLASGVTPTQGEAADRVGCSERSARRHLRAMEHDGMVAVVTDADGFKRYRLKPEHRPLSTAVDLPEREVEALTVAILAARDLLAPTPFASPLAQAQQRLERAWLAEAFTFEPQDEAARWRFDGSSGPPPFDPGCFGALLKAVRNTRPVEVAYYTASRAALSEGRRLHPLGFLVRSGTWCLVAYDPGVGTYRDFALAGFRDVALVEGETFQPPGDFDLATYGRDRFGALAGDTVHEVRLRVSAEAAPYFERKTYSATQLVEAEHADGSLTVSFEVEGLPSVVSWVCSWGPKVRVLAPPELVEEVAAAHRAAAAQYGEGQDG